The Primulina eburnea isolate SZY01 chromosome 8, ASM2296580v1, whole genome shotgun sequence genome contains a region encoding:
- the LOC140837617 gene encoding uncharacterized protein isoform X2: MSRRSNAYNGSERKSKVDNLNGVCVYPYKWRCLPQEIVFEILLRLPAQVIHDVMRSVYDEWKLMISTKDFIYNHLRNSTSGIIIVEENKTANGIYVEMRRGRLEICKFDCRDSYLVGSSVNGLVMAIAEGKKGDKEALYIINPLTEQREAVPYEFCSLERTTLALDEASMKYKVVLSFCPNGLPCVSVLTIGVDNDWRNLDIKHISKKGRESLFFRPFTTRGYVHWMGNSSILTMNVETEIIYEFPRIKEFSPFASLAMGRNLSCYYLSKQRQSGEYLMEVVEMNPETGEWTKLLSSDLKPLSDRFKGLKSIKPFGVLGGGEVFLFGSEKLCAAYNVRTREIQSFELKKKAGKYLSTAHVNSMIWYK; this comes from the exons ATGTCCCGAAGATCGAATGCATACAATGGCTCTGAAAGAAAGTCGAAG GTGGATAATCTCAACGGTGTGTGCGTCTATCCTTACAAGTGGAGATGTCTTCCTCAAGAGATCGTATTCGAGATTCTTTTACGTCTTCCAGCTCAAGTTATACATGATGTTATGAGGAGTGTCTATGACGAGTGGAAGTTAATGATCAGTACGAAAGATTTTATTTACAATCATCTTCGGAATTCAACTTCTGGAATTATTATCGTGGAAGAAAACAAGACCGCGAATGGTATTTATGTTGAAATGCGACGAGGTCGTCTTGAGATATGCAAGTTTGACTGCAGGGATTCTTATTTAGTTGGAAGCAGTGTTAATGGTCTAGTGATGGCCATTGCCGAGGGGAAGAAAGGAGACAAAGAGGCTCTTTATATTATCAATCCCTTGACAGAACAACGGGAAGCTGTTCCATATGAATTTTGTTCACTAGAAAGGACAACTTTAGCATTAGATGAGGCTTCCATGAAGTATAAAGTAGTGCTCTCATTTTGTCCCAATGGGTTACCGTGTGTATCTGTGCTAACAATAGGAGTTGATAATGATTGGAGGAACCTTGACATAAAACACATATCAAAGAAAGGGCGAGAATCGTTGTTTTTTCGTCCATTTACAACTCGTGGCTATGTGCATTGGATGGGAAACTCCTCTATTTTGACAATGAATGTAGAGACTGAAATCATTTATGAATTTCCTAGGATTAAGGAATTTTCTCCATTTGCTTCTCTAGCAATGGGTCGTAATCTATCCTGTTATTATTTGTCCAAACAGAGACAGTCAGGCGAATATCTGATGGAAGTTGTCGAAATGAATCCAGAAACTGGAGAGTGGACAAAGTTGCTTAGCTCCGATTTGAAACCTCTGAGTGACAGATTCAAAGGCTTGAAATCAATCAAACCCTTTGGTGTGTTAGGTGGTGGGGAGGTGTTTCTCTTCGGTTCCGAGAAACTTTGCGCAGCTTATAATGTTCGGACAAGAGAAATTCAGTCGTTTGAGTTGAAAAAAAAAGCAGGAAAATATCTTTCGACAGCTCATGTGAACAGCATGATTTGGTACAAATGA
- the LOC140837617 gene encoding uncharacterized protein isoform X1 → MSRRSNAYNGSERKSKTAQVDNLNGVCVYPYKWRCLPQEIVFEILLRLPAQVIHDVMRSVYDEWKLMISTKDFIYNHLRNSTSGIIIVEENKTANGIYVEMRRGRLEICKFDCRDSYLVGSSVNGLVMAIAEGKKGDKEALYIINPLTEQREAVPYEFCSLERTTLALDEASMKYKVVLSFCPNGLPCVSVLTIGVDNDWRNLDIKHISKKGRESLFFRPFTTRGYVHWMGNSSILTMNVETEIIYEFPRIKEFSPFASLAMGRNLSCYYLSKQRQSGEYLMEVVEMNPETGEWTKLLSSDLKPLSDRFKGLKSIKPFGVLGGGEVFLFGSEKLCAAYNVRTREIQSFELKKKAGKYLSTAHVNSMIWYK, encoded by the exons ATGTCCCGAAGATCGAATGCATACAATGGCTCTGAAAGAAAGTCGAAG ACCGCACAGGTGGATAATCTCAACGGTGTGTGCGTCTATCCTTACAAGTGGAGATGTCTTCCTCAAGAGATCGTATTCGAGATTCTTTTACGTCTTCCAGCTCAAGTTATACATGATGTTATGAGGAGTGTCTATGACGAGTGGAAGTTAATGATCAGTACGAAAGATTTTATTTACAATCATCTTCGGAATTCAACTTCTGGAATTATTATCGTGGAAGAAAACAAGACCGCGAATGGTATTTATGTTGAAATGCGACGAGGTCGTCTTGAGATATGCAAGTTTGACTGCAGGGATTCTTATTTAGTTGGAAGCAGTGTTAATGGTCTAGTGATGGCCATTGCCGAGGGGAAGAAAGGAGACAAAGAGGCTCTTTATATTATCAATCCCTTGACAGAACAACGGGAAGCTGTTCCATATGAATTTTGTTCACTAGAAAGGACAACTTTAGCATTAGATGAGGCTTCCATGAAGTATAAAGTAGTGCTCTCATTTTGTCCCAATGGGTTACCGTGTGTATCTGTGCTAACAATAGGAGTTGATAATGATTGGAGGAACCTTGACATAAAACACATATCAAAGAAAGGGCGAGAATCGTTGTTTTTTCGTCCATTTACAACTCGTGGCTATGTGCATTGGATGGGAAACTCCTCTATTTTGACAATGAATGTAGAGACTGAAATCATTTATGAATTTCCTAGGATTAAGGAATTTTCTCCATTTGCTTCTCTAGCAATGGGTCGTAATCTATCCTGTTATTATTTGTCCAAACAGAGACAGTCAGGCGAATATCTGATGGAAGTTGTCGAAATGAATCCAGAAACTGGAGAGTGGACAAAGTTGCTTAGCTCCGATTTGAAACCTCTGAGTGACAGATTCAAAGGCTTGAAATCAATCAAACCCTTTGGTGTGTTAGGTGGTGGGGAGGTGTTTCTCTTCGGTTCCGAGAAACTTTGCGCAGCTTATAATGTTCGGACAAGAGAAATTCAGTCGTTTGAGTTGAAAAAAAAAGCAGGAAAATATCTTTCGACAGCTCATGTGAACAGCATGATTTGGTACAAATGA
- the LOC140837852 gene encoding uncharacterized protein, translating into MAGYGDESSHGSVGRWGDRDERDHPREHRHRHDDRRRFDMHRFIQMGPRPLVGGETPDAAEDWLERMESCFRSFQCTAEQQMETLSFLLEGRARKWWRSTSAPIIQERGVVTWEDFRAAFSRLYFPPALRQVKTMELLSLKQGSMSVDEYQQKFFELFPYAPHINASSEAKYDHFLQGLNQEIYDRVSVCDDLTSYEGLVNRCRQAEISLQ; encoded by the coding sequence atggcggGTTATGGCGACGAGAgcagtcatggcagcgttggacgctggggcgATCGTGATGAGCGGGATCATCCTCGAGAGCATCGTCACCGTCATGACGACCGTAGGCGGTTTGACATGCATCGGTTCATCCAGATGGGACCGAGACCATTGGTTGGTGGGGAGACACCGGATGccgcggaggattggttagagcggaTGGAGAGTTGCTTCAGATCTTTCCAGTGTACCGctgagcagcagatggagacgCTGAGCTTTCTGCTGGAGGGACGTGCCCGGAAGTGGTGGAGATCTACTTCGGCGCCTATTATACAGGAGCGTGGTGTTGTCACCTGGGAGGATTTTCGTGCTGCTTTCTCCAGATTATATTTTCCTCCGGCACTTCGTCAGGTAAAGACGATGGAGCTTCTCAGTCTGAAGCAGGGAAGCATGTCTGTTGacgagtatcagcagaagttctttgagttattTCCGTACGCTCCGCACATTAATGCCAGCTccgaggccaagtatgatcatttcctgcAGGGCCTGAACCAGGAGATATACGATCGGGTATCAGTCTGTGATGACCTGACGTCTTACGAGGGCTTggtgaaccgttgtcgccaggcgGAGATCAGTCTACAGTGA